One window from the genome of Sulfodiicoccus acidiphilus encodes:
- a CDS encoding flavin reductase family protein, whose amino-acid sequence MEELRMIMRELPLPVVIVTVNWRGNQTGMTVNTFNSLSLRPPLILFSADRSKGNHLPFIEADSFVVNFVEDEKLSDRFANVPPEDRFTGLKFHRGVTGAPILEDAYAYIEAKKSKVIDEGDHSILIGEVLEGKIVRDGRPLLYYRRRYWRLNEFA is encoded by the coding sequence ATGGAGGAACTTAGGATGATAATGAGGGAGTTACCCCTCCCAGTTGTAATAGTTACAGTGAACTGGAGGGGTAATCAAACGGGGATGACGGTGAACACGTTTAACTCGCTTTCTCTTCGACCTCCCCTCATACTATTCTCTGCAGACCGCAGCAAAGGGAACCACTTGCCTTTCATCGAAGCCGACTCCTTCGTAGTTAACTTCGTCGAGGACGAGAAACTCTCTGACCGCTTCGCTAACGTTCCTCCTGAGGATAGGTTCACCGGACTGAAATTCCACAGAGGTGTGACGGGAGCGCCCATCTTGGAAGACGCTTACGCTTATATCGAGGCCAAAAAGTCCAAGGTAATAGACGAGGGTGATCACTCGATTTTGATAGGGGAGGTGTTGGAAGGAAAGATCGTGAGGGATGGCCGGCCCCTTCTCTATTACAGGAGGAGATACTGGAGACTCAACGAGTTCGCTTAG
- a CDS encoding precorrin-3B C(17)-methyltransferase — translation MKRGKIYLLGTGPGSPDLRTLRTVEALKESDVVVTYRTYAQLIGDLLGGKEVVTADMKEELFRARIAIEKAQEGKVVSLVSSGDPQVYGMASPTMEMMCRRGVDLDVEVVPGVTAATAAAAKLGAPLAMDFAAVSLSDLLTPREEILRKVDRAAEADFELVFYNPISHSLLKEAMQVVSKYRVPSTPVGLVRGVYRPEEKVILTTLGEWQSHLNEVNMVTTLIVGNSRTYVCNGRMITPRGYDRRYRF, via the coding sequence TTGAAGAGGGGTAAGATATATCTCCTAGGCACTGGGCCGGGATCCCCTGACCTTAGGACCCTGAGGACTGTAGAGGCACTGAAGGAAAGCGACGTTGTGGTGACTTACAGAACCTACGCCCAACTCATAGGCGATTTGCTTGGTGGAAAGGAGGTGGTGACGGCAGACATGAAGGAGGAACTCTTCAGGGCGAGGATCGCTATCGAGAAGGCACAGGAAGGGAAGGTGGTCTCCCTAGTTTCTAGCGGAGATCCCCAGGTCTACGGAATGGCGAGTCCCACCATGGAGATGATGTGCAGGAGAGGAGTCGACCTGGACGTAGAGGTGGTTCCAGGCGTGACCGCGGCGACAGCGGCGGCTGCCAAACTGGGAGCTCCCTTGGCTATGGACTTCGCCGCGGTGAGCTTGAGCGACCTCCTTACTCCGAGGGAGGAAATCCTGAGGAAGGTGGACAGGGCAGCTGAGGCAGACTTCGAGTTAGTCTTCTACAACCCGATCAGTCACTCGCTTCTTAAGGAGGCAATGCAGGTGGTGTCCAAGTACAGGGTCCCATCGACGCCGGTGGGACTAGTTAGAGGGGTTTACAGACCTGAAGAGAAGGTGATCCTCACAACGTTGGGAGAGTGGCAGAGTCATCTGAACGAGGTAAACATGGTGACCACATTGATAGTGGGTAACTCGAGAACTTACGTGTGCAACGGTAGGATGATAACCCCCAGAGGCTACGATAGGAGGTATCGGTTTTGA
- a CDS encoding cobalt-factor II C(20)-methyltransferase, whose protein sequence is MKLYVLGLGPGDPKLLTVRAVEVLSQVRVIFVPYSTGTNRSLALEVISPYIQPRTQLKFLGFPMGRTVKTESLQQLARELEEGLKVSGVGAFVTLGDPTLYSTYFRLADFLANVEVELIPGVSSITACACRLNLPLAMGDQVVLLVPAAKARELNTLELVDTVVILKGNEDLGDIASSLAREFDLFYARRCYMTEEVLKKWDGTHERDYFSMLIGVRHRER, encoded by the coding sequence TTGAAGTTGTACGTCCTGGGGTTAGGGCCTGGGGATCCGAAGCTGTTAACGGTGAGGGCCGTGGAAGTTTTGTCCCAGGTCAGAGTGATCTTCGTCCCGTACTCGACAGGTACTAATAGGAGCCTAGCATTGGAGGTGATCTCTCCGTATATCCAGCCCAGAACTCAACTGAAGTTCCTAGGCTTTCCAATGGGGAGGACCGTAAAGACCGAGTCCCTGCAACAATTAGCTCGCGAGCTCGAAGAAGGGCTCAAAGTCAGTGGGGTCGGCGCGTTCGTTACGCTGGGAGATCCAACACTGTACAGCACCTATTTCAGACTGGCAGATTTCTTAGCGAATGTTGAAGTAGAGCTAATACCAGGTGTGAGTTCTATAACGGCCTGTGCCTGTAGGCTGAATTTGCCTCTTGCGATGGGAGATCAGGTTGTCTTACTCGTCCCTGCTGCCAAAGCGAGGGAGCTAAACACGCTCGAGCTAGTTGATACGGTCGTGATCCTGAAGGGCAACGAGGATTTGGGGGACATAGCGAGTTCTCTAGCTAGGGAGTTCGATCTATTTTACGCAAGGAGGTGTTACATGACTGAGGAGGTCCTCAAGAAATGGGATGGAACCCACGAACGAGACTACTTCTCGATGCTAATAGGTGTGAGGCACCGTGAGAGGTAG
- the cobM gene encoding precorrin-4 C(11)-methyltransferase, with protein sequence MRGRVVFVGAGPGDPELITVKGRNYLEDADVVLYAGSLVNREILKYARREAEIIDTASLTQEEISRIMVERAKEGKLVVRVKSGDFSIYGALMEELWSLQDAGIDYELVPGITAALGAASALGIELTLPKISQTVIITRASVAVPMEGSLRDFAPLVNKGACLAIYTGIHVVEKVVRELREAGLADDTPVAIVYKATWPEQLSFKCRLSELVNQVRKRKISKDSIILVGKVVEPEKYKGEVRSSVYDPSHAHTFRPRKAPKRTR encoded by the coding sequence GTGAGAGGTAGGGTGGTGTTCGTAGGAGCGGGCCCTGGAGACCCAGAACTCATCACGGTAAAGGGAAGGAACTATTTGGAGGACGCGGACGTAGTTCTCTACGCTGGCTCACTTGTGAACAGGGAGATCCTGAAATATGCCAGGAGGGAGGCGGAAATTATAGACACTGCCAGCCTGACACAGGAGGAAATATCCAGGATAATGGTAGAAAGGGCGAAGGAAGGTAAGCTGGTAGTGAGGGTGAAGTCGGGGGACTTCTCCATATACGGTGCGCTCATGGAGGAGCTATGGTCCCTTCAGGACGCAGGTATCGACTACGAGTTAGTTCCTGGGATCACCGCAGCACTGGGGGCAGCTAGTGCCTTAGGAATAGAGCTGACTTTGCCCAAGATCTCCCAGACGGTTATAATTACAAGGGCCTCTGTCGCCGTTCCCATGGAGGGCTCTCTTAGGGATTTTGCACCTTTGGTCAATAAGGGTGCCTGCCTGGCCATATATACCGGAATTCATGTGGTGGAGAAGGTGGTGAGAGAGTTAAGAGAGGCAGGATTAGCCGACGATACGCCTGTAGCTATAGTCTACAAAGCAACCTGGCCTGAACAGCTGAGTTTCAAGTGCCGGTTAAGCGAACTGGTTAACCAGGTACGCAAGAGGAAGATTAGTAAAGATAGCATTATATTAGTTGGGAAAGTAGTGGAGCCCGAGAAGTACAAGGGAGAAGTAAGGTCCAGTGTTTACGACCCCTCCCACGCACACACCTTCAGGCCTAGGAAGGCGCCTAAGCGAACTCGTTGA
- the cbiT gene encoding precorrin-6Y C5,15-methyltransferase (decarboxylating) subunit CbiT translates to MSWPFDVPGIPDELFVREERVPMTKEEVRAVVVSKMRLRRGQRVIDVGCGSGSTTVEFANAVGNEGMVYALDKDPKAVELTKVNLSRFNLVHRTAVSLGEAPQALLSIPGQVDRAFVGGSDKLRETLTTLRSLLVNGGKVVVDAILLQTVVEAISTLEELGFTNLEVTELIVAKSLKTGRGHAMMARNPIFVVGAEKP, encoded by the coding sequence TTGAGCTGGCCGTTCGACGTACCTGGCATCCCGGACGAACTCTTCGTTAGGGAGGAGAGGGTGCCCATGACCAAGGAGGAAGTGAGGGCTGTAGTAGTCTCCAAGATGAGGCTCAGGAGGGGGCAAAGGGTGATAGATGTCGGATGTGGCTCTGGGAGCACTACCGTGGAATTCGCCAATGCAGTGGGGAACGAGGGTATGGTTTACGCCCTAGATAAGGACCCCAAGGCGGTAGAGCTCACGAAAGTGAACTTAAGTAGGTTTAACCTTGTTCACAGGACGGCTGTCTCCTTGGGCGAGGCCCCACAGGCCCTCCTTTCCATACCGGGGCAGGTCGACAGGGCCTTCGTTGGGGGTTCCGACAAGTTGAGGGAAACCTTGACGACACTTAGGTCCCTGTTAGTAAATGGAGGAAAAGTGGTGGTGGATGCGATTCTACTTCAAACTGTCGTGGAAGCAATCTCGACGCTGGAAGAGTTGGGTTTCACGAACCTGGAGGTGACGGAGCTAATTGTAGCTAAGTCGCTTAAGACAGGAAGAGGGCACGCTATGATGGCGAGGAACCCGATATTCGTGGTGGGGGCGGAAAAGCCTTGA
- the cbiE gene encoding precorrin-6y C5,15-methyltransferase (decarboxylating) subunit CbiE, producing MGRIYIVGVGPGDPSYLTLKGLEIIEGAKVVSGWESVLSRFTKYFHSKEIVPLRYENEVEEIKRLTGLSKHFDVAILDHGDPSVSDFQFIRKIRAAANEVGTEVQVVSGVSSLLTSLALVQEDMANVVFVTLHVRGDESELLSQLDSAWCLGRSLMVIPPPRRDGVRSVARRLVELGHKGDVYVLEKVTYPDQRIVKTTAEALIQTGESFSDLVIMFVRR from the coding sequence ATGGGGAGGATCTACATTGTGGGAGTGGGTCCAGGGGATCCATCTTACCTTACCCTTAAGGGATTAGAGATCATTGAGGGGGCGAAGGTCGTGAGTGGATGGGAGAGCGTTTTATCTAGGTTTACGAAATATTTTCACTCTAAGGAAATCGTCCCGCTTAGGTATGAAAACGAAGTTGAAGAGATTAAGAGGTTGACAGGCCTTTCCAAACACTTCGACGTGGCTATTTTGGATCACGGGGATCCCTCGGTCTCCGACTTTCAATTTATAAGAAAAATAAGGGCTGCGGCCAACGAGGTTGGAACTGAAGTACAGGTTGTCTCTGGCGTATCCTCCTTGCTCACCTCTCTTGCCTTAGTGCAGGAAGATATGGCCAACGTAGTGTTCGTTACACTGCACGTTAGGGGTGACGAGAGTGAACTGTTATCTCAACTCGACTCGGCCTGGTGCTTGGGGAGATCCCTCATGGTGATACCTCCACCCCGCAGGGATGGTGTGAGGTCGGTAGCTAGGAGGCTAGTTGAGTTAGGACATAAAGGGGACGTTTACGTTTTGGAGAAAGTTACCTATCCCGACCAGAGGATCGTTAAGACGACGGCGGAGGCCCTAATTCAGACCGGCGAGAGCTTCAGTGACCTCGTCATTATGTTCGTGAGGAGGTGA
- the cbiD gene encoding cobalt-precorrin-5B (C(1))-methyltransferase CbiD, which translates to MIVLSLKRFGITTGAAAAAAAKAATCSLLDGAKPMAVVVPTPIGLRLEIPIERYLARDQESCASVRKVAGDNPDVLDGAEVMACCSKFEGSGVHVEGGHGVGRVVRQGLRGKVGETAISPTAKQMIEQSVKEALAGRDQGVRVVVEVPDGPSLAANTMNPAVGIEGGVSILGTTGVEVPVSDEDYLDHIRVELCSLRFSSELAVLAPGNTSARVGRAIYGDVVVKVGDRIGESVSEAIARGFKRIVVVSMPGKLVKLASGIMNTHNRFGDARVETITHASVLAGVEGETLLRVASSKTVGEALTFLGEKKEVVMRIVAERALARLRELGSASLGVVACDEEGAVLAKVGDA; encoded by the coding sequence TTGATCGTATTAAGCCTCAAGAGGTTCGGCATCACTACTGGAGCCGCCGCAGCCGCCGCAGCTAAGGCAGCCACTTGTAGTCTCTTGGACGGCGCGAAACCAATGGCGGTGGTGGTCCCTACACCTATAGGACTGAGACTGGAGATACCCATAGAGAGGTATTTGGCGAGGGATCAGGAGAGTTGCGCCAGCGTCAGGAAAGTGGCAGGGGATAATCCCGACGTATTAGACGGAGCCGAAGTCATGGCATGTTGTAGTAAGTTTGAGGGAAGCGGTGTACACGTGGAAGGAGGACACGGAGTGGGCAGGGTAGTAAGACAAGGCCTCAGAGGTAAGGTAGGCGAGACAGCCATAAGCCCCACCGCGAAACAGATGATAGAGCAGAGCGTAAAGGAGGCCCTAGCTGGGAGGGACCAGGGCGTGAGAGTAGTGGTGGAAGTGCCAGACGGCCCGTCCTTGGCAGCAAACACAATGAACCCGGCAGTTGGAATAGAAGGAGGAGTATCCATACTCGGTACAACGGGAGTGGAGGTTCCTGTGAGTGACGAAGATTACCTCGACCACATTAGGGTCGAGCTCTGCTCGTTGAGATTTTCCTCTGAGCTGGCCGTCTTAGCGCCAGGGAACACGAGTGCTCGGGTAGGAAGGGCCATTTATGGTGACGTGGTTGTGAAGGTGGGGGACAGGATTGGAGAGTCCGTTTCAGAGGCCATAGCGCGCGGCTTCAAGAGAATCGTGGTAGTCAGTATGCCGGGTAAACTGGTGAAGCTGGCCTCAGGAATTATGAACACGCACAACAGGTTCGGGGACGCTCGGGTGGAGACTATAACACACGCGTCAGTTCTAGCTGGAGTTGAGGGCGAAACTCTGCTGAGGGTCGCTTCCTCCAAGACCGTGGGAGAAGCCCTCACTTTTCTGGGTGAGAAGAAGGAGGTGGTGATGAGGATCGTTGCAGAGAGGGCCTTAGCGAGGTTAAGAGAACTGGGAAGCGCCTCATTGGGTGTCGTAGCGTGCGACGAGGAGGGAGCAGTATTGGCTAAGGTGGGTGACGCTTGA